CCTAGGTACTCAAGTGCGGATGTCATGTCACCAAACATGTCACTGTGACACATTGAAATAGCTTTTTCTACCCGAAGGATAGGAACCTCTCTCATACAGCCACGTCTGAGGTTATTGTAATTCGATAGTTCAAAATAAAAGtctattgttttttgtttcattgCCGCTTTGGGGTTTTTGAAGGGGGAATTCTTcaaacaccggaagtcaatatcattaccgtACCGCAATAATATTCCAGAatattttgtacatacatacataaactcacgcccgtaatccctaattgggtgggcagagccacaagtaatcaaagacaacttgcagccactgttgatacgaagtccaaagatggatatgatgaaccttttgtatttttgtaaatatccaACAACTtacataagttctaactggatactTGCAAACAGACAAaatattctaggatatttttgcctTATCGGTATTGTGTTCGAAGCAGTGTtgtgccgttcccgagaatgttctAAAGTGGGAACGTTcccattgtaaaaactctttaacagtAAGGACACttgctgcttttctttttcttgtacTATGGTTTTGCGAATGTTCCCAACGTGGGATcattctcgggaacggcacatcactagttcaAAAATCCACCGCCAGGTACGTGCTAAGTGGTGCTATGAAAGAAAACCCGCGAATTTCAAATATTTACTGCGACGCTGGCCTGCTACTGCAGCGCTGTAGTATATTTATGTATCAATTTTATACCTAagtaaatcattattttattgtgaatacatttttaaaatgtgGGTTCTAATTTATAGTAATTTATCAAATAGCATCAAGtaaagggcattgaacatttcactatggaggctggcatagcctggtggcgccacctagcggattttttaaaactgcggcgcacgatgaaacctgtgcatatcgatagggggcacttttctgcacaaaaaagcttttaatgaacctatgctctaaagcgtcacgttttcaagatatttagcttgaaagttccgaaaagtgttgtatgaacaaatcgattttacttttatatgcaattggaatatagtgactaagtgattatgcatggaatattagtgtttaatataccacatatatactttattgaaaaataaataaatagaaaatagatacttaaaataaatatctataacttacttttatgtatacttaacttaaaagaaatccagaaacgagtcgtgagatgtacagctcatgacttattctcgtggtaatcacgctcaaagttatttgctatgattgtctaacaatttcacactttttgagtttttatgtttattcaatgaaaggcagcttaaatgtctaatcacagtgaaagcaggtgggatgtgaaaattcgcttttaagactactttactttacagcagtgtatggaacatacctagttcgtatagacacaccaatggggtgtgtgccttcaatgcaacgggaccttaagctgtttagttcataacaatcatattacatgaacacattgttcaattattcatcgattttcttagttgtgtttttataagtatgaaataaaacatcgtaaaagtagtcatatagttatttatattttgcttaaaaatgaaatcaatactaattgttattgaatacatacagtgtatatacttataacaaataggctttttttatacaaattcgtacctattaggataatgaatatcagtcttcttaaataatcaatcttcttcttcatcagaaataataacttgatctaaaaaggcagcagggggttgaatttcttggtgccgagcccatcccatataccaaactatgcacatgacatgagcacagcacccgagtgtccgttttccaactatacagctgcaatagtgaccgacaagtttatttctgtttttcaaactattatttagcaagatatatacaaaataaattctgttgctctggtgcctcgagagtattttagctcttgtcagccaaggatcacaaactactatgttgtattgatttaaattatagtcaacttcaaaatcttcataaacttcaatgaaaaacgttccgttttcttttaggtgttcgccatagtagcttcttgcctgcgtcacttgatacggccccagagacattattaacagatcctcatatgataagatgggaaactgttgaaagccttcacttgagtttatagcttggaaagcggctctgcgttgatttaaattgttttgtattacaaactcgcacagatagtttcGGGCGTCGTGCTgtatatatcgttgattatttcGTTGATTATCGTTCGTTGATTATCGTtgagtgggtgatctgtcacccgttttccaaaggcatttattagggcgcaagcaatcctcacttcctcttttaaatgtggcatattcggtattgcgtagttagctggaaacgataagaatactgttccatcaataatgatgtaagtacgtcacatttagactgcgtttccaccagtaacatgctagatgctacgttgcataccctacaatcgggttcattgtgccgatcagaatcagacccaattatctgattggtggatattaaacctagcaacgtagcacatgtcagatgaaaaaacagccttaccgttgtgcttgcattaatatgaactgattactctctactgttacaaaaaaatgcaaatatcatttattatacataattaagtggtaatagttggctataaaatctattgaaagcgtaagtctgatacacaagtgatacgcttggcgtaagagctatctctggctaattataatagagataagttgacgactttctgttaaaaatgttttgcgttgattacacttcgtctaagacgctacataatgagagcttcgataaagtaggatatattatttccatacacgaatttttttcatatgtcatttcgattatgaaaagcacgattgagaaaggagccgaattatacattgtcattttatgtattatactgaccagggactataatatagataccagatacactgcatactgagatttttaatttttgcaatgttcaaataagaaattcgtgcaactttaaacaaaggaccttcattttcgtagttcctggaattaaacgagaaagcaaaatggcagttaataagtacaccattttgtttctcttacacagatttcttaaacttagagaattctgctttttaacgagtactaatgatgccgcactaaacgcattgcgtatataaaaatgtaaactttattttatatttcattagatcctgtcgttgtgtcaagtaaaatcaagttaaggagtaaatgacgcctatatcatacataacacaaactgataaactcagtttgcaattagtaaccttagataaggtgtgcacagttaagtacctatgtacttcctatataatgtagcaaagacaaaaaccattaatgttgttgcaagtaataaataaataaataaataaataaataagtatttattaatttcattttttcaataagataaaaatatgtatattaaataatgtttcatgtataatcaatcactttgtcactatattacgattgtatatagataaagagtaaaatcgatttatccatacgacactttactttaccatacaaactttcaagctagatatcttgaaaacgtgacactttagagcataggtccattaaagcttttttgttcagacaagtgtcccctatcgatttgcacaggtttcatcgtgcgccgcagttttaaaaaatccgctaggtggcgccactgagatatgccagaaaggttcatagccctttaTCAAAAGATCATAGTAGATGTTTGATCTTAGTAGTTTTGTACTTAGAAATGGTGATGATTCTTATTTTCATAGCTGATATTTATAATTGTTGTTTTACTTCATAATTTGCATctaccgtggtagcccaattggaagaacgcttgagtctcacattgaggtcgctggttcgaatcccagcacgggtctaaaacctatgattttcgaatttgtttccgaatccatgtttagatcataatttattattacgtgttcagcggtggaggaaaaaacattgtgaggaaacccacattttcgtgaaatgcgttttggaggtaccgtttacctataatatttttttggcctgattttcccttcgcgggtttgaaagtcagacaggtagtGGCTTCCGTaaaaattggacctgtcaaatcttcagagtAGGTcagcggaccccgtgagaaacaggataacgcttAGGAGATGATGGCTTTATAGTTTGCTCTATAAAATTTGGTTCTTGTGTATAGCACGCAAAACACTTTGCTGGCTATTTTCTTATCGGCTGGCTATTTTCTTATCGGCCGCCGATCGCGGTATGTCTTAGAAtgatatctcatcatcatcatcagccgtatgacgcccactgctgggcataggcctcccccaaggatctccacaacgatcggtcctacgctgcccgcatccagcggcttcccgcgaccttcaccagatcgtcggtccaccttgtagcgggcctacccactgagcgtcgtccgacatgtCGTGAATGATATCTATGAGTAAGTATTTGCTAGgtgagaaataaatataaacaatggctccaattatttttttttattgtcaataAGTTTTAAGTATATCCTAaatttaaagtacttattgaAACTCCAACTTCATCTTTCTTTGCAGTAAAAAAGGGTAAAGGCAATATGTGACTCATTTGCTTCAAACATCAACTCAGCAAACTCGTTTACTATATGTATTTTGTACAATGAAGTAGATATTTTACAATCAGCCGTCGATATCCACTTAAGTTGACGTTTGCTACAGATTCAATATTAACCCAGATTCCCCTACTGGCCTTTTAAACGCCCGCCAATACTTATCAAATCTACCCTCGATTATTTGTAGAATTAATGTTTTCTACCCTAGTTATCTCTGCGTTATTCTCCTTAGTGTTAATTAAACTTCATGACAGTAACTTGTTAATGCTATTTGTGTgcctattttcaattaattttgcggttttaagtgacagttaataaaatatttcgaaatatggcttctaagaggtaagtttttattagtttttcgagatattattgtttattacttatagctttattgagacgtaagtacatattagtcaagaaatggaaaataaagtatcttacaagagttttttatatcaattttgatCTTGAAAGTTTATGGTCGTTTAAACGCCCAGTAGGAGAATCAACGTCTGTTATGTTTTTCAGGCCGCGCTATATGAAACCGTTGAGATTGATTGAAATTATCGAAGAGCTGGAGTGTATTGACGATAACGATCAATTACCAAGTGGCGTAGCTATTTTACCACCTGAAAATGCGAACGCTGATGTAACTGATGAGGATTCTGGAGGCGAAGAAGTTGTAACTTGGCATAATCTTCTAGGTAAGCTAGTAAGCGAAATAGTTATACATTTGTTCATAATACATTTATTACCATTACAcagttatttattagtttttatatattgATTCAAATTGTTGGGTTTTTCAGGTTCTCAGCTGAAAGCTCAAGCGGACCTGATCTATTCAGACGACGAATCTTTTGACATTGAACATGAATTGCCTTTGTCTACGATAGCCAAAAGAAGATGTACAGGCATTGTATCTATTGATGAAGCTGCGGATCCCCCGGAACAGACTATATCAAATGTCACTGCACCTACCGAATGTGATACACCTCTTATAGCCGTGACAGTGCCACGTAATCAAAAATATCAGTGAAGGAATCGTCACAATGCACATAGATTCCTAGAGGGGCAAAAAATCGAGATTGAGCTGACCAAAATATAGGACCAGCATCAGGGGGGAAAATGGTATTTTCCATTGCTGTGTCATTGCCTCgacatggctgttcacaatgcttgGCAGTTGTACAAGGCTGATAGTGGCGAATATTATCATCTGACTTATCGCAGGGCGGTAGCAAGAAGCTTACTGGAGAACTCTGGTGACGTATCAAAAAACGGAAAAGCGTGGTCCACGTCCAACGTCAAGAAACTACCGTGAAACGTCCCGTTATGACAGAATGGAGCGCATCTGGTggaatataaagaaaatcagCTGAGGTGTGCTGTATGcaagaaaaaaactaattatttttgtaaaaaatgtacTGTTTCTCTGCACCCCAAAGCATGTTTTCTTACACATCACACTGCCGAATAGtagaaatattatcatattacagttaaaatgtttatgttgcaaataaaagtgcgcaagaaagcttaaattgtattttaatacagCTATATTTCCTTGTGTATGTTAGTAGTGGATATTCCTACTGGGCGTTTAAACGGCCATGATTTTCCCGCTTTCCCAGAAGAGATAGATTTTATTCACTATTTTTCCGAAGACTTTGGCACCACAATAAAACACATATTGAAAAATTACGAAATCCGGAGACCATAAATAGTTTCAGGAGTAACTGGGTTAAAttgcattattattaatatttattgagTATTATTTACATGTATACCTACAGTCttttcaatataatttaaagaGATCACTTCCTAACATTGAAACCTTCTCCCGTAGGATCTAATATCCAGGGATAGTTGTTGGGGCATTCCATGCAAGTGAATAGTCGAAGTGTCTCTCCAGGCAACTCCCGGGTCGTCAAAGGACAGGCGTTTGGCAAGGAGCAGAAGGGTTGACCTTTAACGTCACATTTCTCTTGTTTCCACTCTTGGAAGTCTCTGAGCGAAGATAATTCGGTAGGGTTCTGCATCCACTGGATTACTTGGATTAAGGAGGTGAAGTAGACATCGTTCTTCTCCAGCATttcttcaataaactttatgagTTCATCTCTGAATTCTTTCTTTGATTTTAACCATGACGCGTGGAAGTGCAGACCTAGGGGAGCGCGATTGGTAGAATAGTGACGGTTGAAATTGTGGCGCAGAAGACGCGCGAACTGTTCACCGGTCTGGATGTTTGAGCAAGAGTCGACAACGTGACAACCAGGCAGCGATTCGTCGAAAGTCGGGTCGTCTCTTCTGTCCAACTCATTCATGACCATTTCCCAGACTGGGTGGCTTCTGGACGGACAGTTGTGGGCATTACCATTACATTTGTGTGGCATTCTGAAGTAAAGTGTGTATGGCCAGATAGGAACGCGGCCAAGTGGAGCAGTAATTGATGCATCGTAAACGAAATATTGATCGGCCATCATTTCAAATTGCTTATTACCACCGACACGTAGGTAAGGGGCACGTACGCCAATAATTGATGCATCAGTAATATTGGCAAACCGTTCAATAATCAATCGAGCGCCGGCCATTTCAGCTAACCAATCGTCGTAGCTTCCGCCCGACCAGTACTGAGGGTCGTCCTTGTGAGTGATTGAGAACACGGAGATTTCGTGTCCTTTACGGTGCAGTTCTTGCACAGCCGCGTAATTAGTGTATTTATGAGATACGAAGAATGTACCACGAATTTGGCAACCGTTGGGATTATGGCGATTTCCATTGAAAATCTGCTCGTACAAATCGATGTTATCAACATTTACCGCACCGTTAAAGGTGATGGTGATCATCTGAGGAACCTGGTTTGGCTCAATGCCGCCCGGGATGCGGGTACCGTCGGCGGAGCAGAAGCAATCGGGCAGTGTGCACTGGTTGGGATCGCAATCCGGGGCTCTGTTAGGGTCGACATCGACCGCTGCAACAATATCGTAACATTACGACATCAGCAAATAAATAAGAAGTATTGAGTCTGTTTTAAATTTCCAAACGACTTCAATACTGAGCCACATGAACAAATACAATACTTACTGCAAGCGTTCTCGTCCGATTCATCTTTGCAGTCAGGTTTGCCGTTACAAAACAGCTCCTTCTCGATGCAGTCTCCGCTTCCACAAGCTAATTTTCCTTCGGGACAAATAGGCTCATCTGTTTTCAGGATAGGTAGAATCTTGCGGGGTTCTGGAAAattggtaataaaaataaatacctattcatAGAATTATTTATGGACAAGTGCGTTTTGGTCATTTTGCAGGTGTCTGGCTTACTATCTTTCTGGCTCCGTCTGTGTGACGTTCAATTGTGAAAGTGTTTTTAGGGAGTCAAACAAGGAATAGAGAGAAGAAAGAAACTTTGCAAAGCATGACAGAATGACTAATTTATACCTTTAGTAAAGAAACATTGTAATGTAAACAATCTGGGTATGCGGTGATTTTGTGAATAATTAGTAAAGAAGATACTAGAAAAGAACAGAgaagacattttattttattaatagaaaTTTAAGTGATGATAAAGACATGGGAAGGCTTAAGGAGCAAACTTTTTGGAATGATGAAGATAGTGCAGGTTATTCATTGTAACttttaagtgacatcgtatatTGCTAGTACATATTATAAAAGTTCAATGGAGTTTTCATAGTTGGAAAGAAGTTctgtaaatatatattatttttatgaacaaccaataaatataaattgcagATATCGTTATGAGTTATTAGTTGTTCATATATTAAAACGAAATAccaagtataatatatattacacaATAAAAGCGATTTCTGGTGTTATCTACAGATTAAGCGATTTGTGTATATAcataacaataattaatttattatgttaaatgtTTTAAAGTGGCTTAGTAGTTTACTAATTATTCCGAATGTTAGTTTTAGGTGCTTTATAGAATCATATTTAGTGACGTCAGTCAGGGTCACAAAGCATAAAAGCATTGTCATTAGTATTAGGAAAAGAGAATTGTGTAGTGTTTATGTGAATAATTTACATTGCCTCTCCGAGTGCAAAGGACCGTTTTCTAGTCAAACAATGTCGACAGGCAAAGTGTAgaaagttttaaaatgttttcacTTCGCTCATTCGACTTTAGTTTTGgacatatatttttgtattaacaCCAACATTTCTTCATTTTACGCCCACATcggaaaatgtaatttaataagtaagtacttatttaaaatttatacaaGTACTTAGAGTATGTAATAACAAAGATACCGTTTAGTAAATGAATATACTTAGGAGGTAAGTAtatcattttattataagtaatagagACTTATGAAGAATGTTAATGC
This portion of the Pectinophora gossypiella chromosome 1, ilPecGoss1.1, whole genome shotgun sequence genome encodes:
- the LOC126366405 gene encoding chitin deacetylase 1 isoform X1, whose product is MARRAYLWLGLLVLVYSISGETRVKRQDDDGGDDVNAEQLCEGRPADEYFRLTTEGDCRDVVRCDKGGENGVTRLASVRCPGGLAFDIDRQTCDWKTHVKNCDKLEKPRKILPILKTDEPICPEGKLACGSGDCIEKELFCNGKPDCKDESDENACTVDVDPNRAPDCDPNQCTLPDCFCSADGTRIPGGIEPNQVPQMITITFNGAVNVDNIDLYEQIFNGNRHNPNGCQIRGTFFVSHKYTNYAAVQELHRKGHEISVFSITHKDDPQYWSGGSYDDWLAEMAGARLIIERFANITDASIIGVRAPYLRVGGNKQFEMMADQYFVYDASITAPLGRVPIWPYTLYFRMPHKCNGNAHNCPSRSHPVWEMVMNELDRRDDPTFDESLPGCHVVDSCSNIQTGEQFARLLRHNFNRHYSTNRAPLGLHFHASWLKSKKEFRDELIKFIEEMLEKNDVYFTSLIQVIQWMQNPTELSSLRDFQEWKQEKCDVKGQPFCSLPNACPLTTRELPGETLRLFTCMECPNNYPWILDPTGEGFNVRK
- the LOC126366495 gene encoding piggyBac transposable element-derived protein 3-like, producing MFFRPRYMKPLRLIEIIEELECIDDNDQLPSGVAILPPENANADVTDEDSGGEEVVTWHNLLGSQLKAQADLIYSDDESFDIEHELPLSTIAKRRCTGIVSIDEAADPPEQTISNVTAPTECDTPLIAVTVPRNQKYQ
- the LOC126366405 gene encoding chitin deacetylase 1 isoform X2, with translation MARRAYLWLGLLVLVYSISGETRVKRQDDDGGDDVNAEQLCEGRPADEYFRLTTEGDCRDVVRCTRSGLKQITCPSGLAFDLDKQTCDWKGKVNNCDKLEKPRKILPILKTDEPICPEGKLACGSGDCIEKELFCNGKPDCKDESDENACTVDVDPNRAPDCDPNQCTLPDCFCSADGTRIPGGIEPNQVPQMITITFNGAVNVDNIDLYEQIFNGNRHNPNGCQIRGTFFVSHKYTNYAAVQELHRKGHEISVFSITHKDDPQYWSGGSYDDWLAEMAGARLIIERFANITDASIIGVRAPYLRVGGNKQFEMMADQYFVYDASITAPLGRVPIWPYTLYFRMPHKCNGNAHNCPSRSHPVWEMVMNELDRRDDPTFDESLPGCHVVDSCSNIQTGEQFARLLRHNFNRHYSTNRAPLGLHFHASWLKSKKEFRDELIKFIEEMLEKNDVYFTSLIQVIQWMQNPTELSSLRDFQEWKQEKCDVKGQPFCSLPNACPLTTRELPGETLRLFTCMECPNNYPWILDPTGEGFNVRK